From a single Stackebrandtia endophytica genomic region:
- a CDS encoding SDR family oxidoreductase, which produces MLQGKIAFITGGSRGIGAAVAIRLASDGADIALTYHSDRQAAEKVADAITALGRKADIQQIDVADAERLRAAVDDAANRLGGLDILVNNAGIAPMGPFTDATVTEIDRILAVHPRATMIASQAAATHLATGGRIINIGSSLARTVPYPGVAMYAMSKSALIGLTKGMAQDLAPRDITVNLVHPGSTDTDMNPADGPDADAERAVAALRRYCTPEDIAATVAHLAGPYGRNITGTEFAVDAGFGG; this is translated from the coding sequence ATGCTTCAAGGAAAGATCGCCTTCATAACCGGCGGAAGCCGAGGAATCGGTGCCGCCGTGGCCATCCGGCTGGCTTCCGACGGCGCCGACATCGCCCTGACCTACCACTCCGACCGGCAAGCCGCCGAGAAGGTGGCCGACGCGATCACCGCACTCGGCCGGAAGGCCGACATTCAGCAGATCGACGTGGCCGACGCCGAACGGCTGCGAGCCGCCGTCGATGACGCCGCCAACCGGTTGGGCGGTCTGGACATCCTGGTCAACAATGCCGGCATCGCCCCGATGGGGCCGTTCACCGATGCCACCGTCACCGAGATCGACCGGATACTCGCGGTCCACCCCCGCGCGACGATGATCGCCTCTCAGGCGGCCGCCACGCACCTGGCCACCGGCGGCCGGATCATCAACATCGGCAGCAGCCTCGCCCGCACGGTCCCCTACCCCGGTGTGGCCATGTACGCGATGAGCAAATCGGCGTTGATCGGCCTCACCAAGGGAATGGCCCAGGACCTCGCACCCCGGGACATCACGGTCAACCTGGTCCACCCCGGTTCGACCGACACCGACATGAACCCCGCCGACGGACCGGACGCCGACGCCGAACGCGCGGTGGCGGCTCTGCGCCGCTACTGCACACCTGAGGACATCGCGGCGACCGTGGCTCACCTGGCCGGGCCGTACGGCCGAAACATCACCGGCACCGAGTTCGCCGTCGACGCCGGGTTCGGCGGCTGA
- a CDS encoding DMT family transporter, producing MAWVFLLVASMLEPAWATAIKQSDGLTKPWPSVLGLSGASISVLFLTFAMKDLPAGTAYAVFVGLGAVGVVAAGAVWLGESLTLPRLVFLSLILIGVIGLHFVDDGSSTTPSLAP from the coding sequence ATGGCGTGGGTGTTCCTGCTGGTCGCGTCCATGTTGGAGCCGGCATGGGCCACCGCGATCAAGCAATCCGACGGATTGACGAAACCGTGGCCCAGCGTGCTAGGGCTGTCGGGCGCATCGATCAGCGTTCTGTTTCTGACGTTCGCCATGAAGGACCTGCCCGCTGGAACGGCTTACGCCGTCTTCGTCGGTCTGGGAGCCGTGGGCGTCGTGGCCGCCGGAGCGGTCTGGCTGGGCGAGTCCCTGACACTCCCCCGGCTCGTCTTCCTGTCATTGATCCTGATCGGTGTCATCGGCCTGCACTTCGTCGACGACGGCTCCAGCACGACACCTTCGCTAGCCCCTTGA
- a CDS encoding aminoglycoside phosphotransferase family protein — protein sequence MVTMSGSSRYGEAEMRRVLHELARRLDMASSGARLLHLANNAVYLLPLPAVVVRITRSRQLHDRVHKVARLGRWFSTVDAPAIRLAPGVPQPVSAGELLATVWEYTPPHQPMPTVDDLGSLLRSWHALPAPGELPQWNPVEAARRRITDADGLDDGDRDWLLGRCDELEPRVAALTADHPECLVHGDAHLGNLIRRHDGRVVFCDFDSTCIGPPQADLTAVAAAEIWFDDRGGTHSALVRAYGHDVTTVPGWPTYRSAQELAFVVSGVPLLHSAPGINGEFRKRLDSIRRRDETVRWIPYARFGIRSDKRLQTP from the coding sequence ATGGTGACGATGAGCGGATCGAGTCGTTACGGCGAGGCCGAGATGCGGCGGGTTCTCCACGAACTCGCCCGCCGACTGGACATGGCGTCGAGTGGGGCGCGGCTGTTGCATCTGGCGAACAACGCGGTCTACCTGTTGCCGCTGCCCGCCGTCGTCGTGCGGATAACGCGCAGTCGGCAACTGCACGATCGAGTCCACAAGGTGGCTCGACTGGGGCGGTGGTTCTCAACGGTGGACGCTCCCGCCATTCGGCTCGCACCCGGTGTGCCGCAACCGGTCTCGGCCGGTGAGCTGTTGGCGACGGTGTGGGAGTACACCCCGCCTCACCAACCGATGCCGACCGTCGATGATCTCGGTTCGCTGCTGCGGTCCTGGCATGCGTTGCCGGCTCCCGGTGAACTACCACAGTGGAACCCGGTGGAGGCGGCTCGACGCCGGATCACCGACGCCGACGGGCTGGACGACGGCGATCGGGACTGGTTGCTGGGTCGGTGTGATGAACTGGAACCTCGTGTCGCCGCCTTGACCGCCGACCACCCCGAATGTCTGGTCCACGGCGACGCCCACCTGGGAAACCTGATCCGTCGCCATGACGGTCGTGTGGTGTTCTGCGACTTCGACTCCACATGCATCGGCCCACCCCAGGCCGACCTCACCGCCGTAGCCGCCGCCGAGATCTGGTTCGACGACAGGGGCGGCACCCACTCGGCGCTGGTGCGCGCCTACGGCCATGACGTCACCACGGTTCCCGGTTGGCCGACCTATCGATCCGCGCAGGAACTGGCCTTCGTCGTCAGTGGCGTCCCGCTGTTGCACTCCGCGCCCGGCATCAACGGGGAGTTCAGGAAACGCCTCGACTCGATCCGTCGCCGCGATGAAACCGTCAGGTGGATTCCATACGCTCGCTTCGGTATCCGGTCCGACAAACGGCTGCAGACCCCGTGA
- a CDS encoding DUF397 domain-containing protein, giving the protein MTPGKWRKSTRSGGASNNCVETRTFNHAPAPVEVRDSKAPELGSLAIDRDEFVALLESVKLPTVPRRRTVDIYR; this is encoded by the coding sequence ATGACCCCCGGTAAATGGCGTAAGTCCACCCGCAGTGGCGGCGCGAGCAATAACTGCGTCGAGACCCGCACCTTCAACCACGCCCCCGCGCCGGTTGAGGTCCGGGACAGCAAGGCCCCCGAGCTTGGCAGTCTCGCCATCGACCGCGACGAGTTCGTCGCCCTGCTGGAGAGCGTGAAGTTACCGACGGTACCGAGGCGTCGTACTGTCGACATCTATCGATGA
- a CDS encoding DUF397 domain-containing protein, protein MNKNGWRKSSWSTGSGNNCVEVRARGSVEVRDSKAPTLGSLAISRVEFAALLESVKLQRLVAAVHLAEVGRCSVVRAGTLARLDVLVLNMTG, encoded by the coding sequence ATGAACAAGAATGGCTGGCGTAAGTCCAGTTGGAGCACGGGTTCCGGTAATAACTGCGTTGAGGTCCGAGCACGCGGATCCGTCGAGGTGCGGGACAGTAAAGCGCCCACGCTCGGCAGCCTCGCCATCTCCCGCGTTGAGTTCGCAGCCCTGCTGGAGAGCGTGAAGTTACAGCGACTTGTTGCGGCGGTCCACCTGGCAGAGGTGGGCCGCTGTTCTGTTGTTCGGGCGGGGACGTTGGCACGTCTGGATGTGTTGGTGCTCAATATGACCGGCTAG
- a CDS encoding helix-turn-helix domain-containing protein has product MGTTEVRGPTLAKWRLGREMQKLREDAGLSPAEAGALIGVVRQTISRMERGAVAVRSERIETLCNRYGASTETISALTAMAVRVNERGWWERYKGGVRQAFRMYAESEPEARSIDTYEPEFLPGLVQTPEYTRQLHIDPRDDADLIVGARVNRQKRVFRSDGPRMRILIGSGAMRLLGDLPPEVRIEQAARLREINRYEQVDIGIGTRLTAALGVPFALARFEDDFAFVYMDALDGCRYESAPDILSNYQASFERAWGSATPVERFVDEQEWLA; this is encoded by the coding sequence ATGGGTACCACCGAAGTTCGCGGTCCGACTCTCGCCAAATGGCGGCTTGGCCGCGAGATGCAAAAACTCCGGGAAGACGCCGGTCTGAGCCCCGCCGAAGCAGGCGCATTGATCGGCGTCGTCCGTCAGACGATTTCTCGTATGGAGCGTGGAGCTGTCGCGGTTCGTAGCGAACGCATTGAAACGCTGTGCAACAGGTACGGCGCATCTACTGAAACCATCTCGGCGCTAACCGCCATGGCCGTCAGGGTGAACGAACGAGGTTGGTGGGAGCGTTACAAGGGTGGTGTGCGTCAAGCTTTCCGCATGTATGCCGAGTCTGAACCAGAGGCAAGGAGCATCGACACCTATGAGCCGGAATTCTTGCCGGGACTCGTTCAAACCCCCGAGTACACCCGTCAGCTCCATATCGACCCACGAGATGATGCTGATCTGATCGTTGGCGCCAGAGTCAATCGGCAAAAGCGGGTGTTTCGGTCGGACGGCCCACGAATGCGAATTCTGATTGGCAGTGGTGCGATGCGGCTCCTTGGCGACTTGCCACCCGAGGTGCGTATTGAACAAGCGGCTCGGCTTCGCGAAATCAATCGGTATGAACAGGTCGACATCGGTATTGGCACTCGGCTCACCGCTGCTCTGGGCGTGCCTTTTGCTCTCGCACGCTTCGAAGACGACTTCGCCTTTGTGTACATGGACGCCCTGGATGGGTGCCGATACGAGTCGGCACCTGACATATTGTCTAACTACCAAGCCTCGTTCGAACGGGCTTGGGGCTCCGCTACACCCGTAGAGAGGTTTGTCGATGAACAAGAATGGCTGGCGTAA
- a CDS encoding FAD-dependent monooxygenase, with product MAHHQVVIVGAGPTGLLLAGDLAQAGIDVAILEKRDRQSNLTRAFAVHARTLEVLDMRGIADDLVALGNPAPRLRLTDRVAIDLSRLPSRFPFVLVTPQYHTEKVLRRRAIEAGAVIEPGHRVVSLTQDGDGVRLTVETADGHREETADWVVGTDGAHSTVRTSLDIAFDGELVAPAMILADVRFDEPPPHPPQVNANAAGFAFIAEFGDGYHRIVCRANGDDRSDEVPVTEAEIRDLLTAVFGSDFGMSEIRWTSRFHSDERQAARYRDGRVFLAGDAAHVHTPAGGQGMNIGIQDAANLGWKLAAAVDGWAPPDLLDSYEAERHPIGTDVMRGSGRLFRLGTLRSAPSRLLRNVGLAAALNVPPIRRRAAETVSGIGTRLPGGDGDIGGRAPDVQLTGPVPRLYEALRAGRFVLMTPEDSGVRPSPEAADHTVVVHPRLAAVPTMLIRPDGYIAWSRRQPDSIDPQWLPMDWRPLTG from the coding sequence ATGGCACACCACCAAGTGGTCATCGTGGGCGCTGGCCCCACCGGCCTACTGCTCGCCGGAGACCTCGCCCAAGCCGGGATCGACGTCGCGATCCTGGAGAAGCGAGACCGGCAGTCCAATCTGACCAGAGCGTTCGCGGTACACGCTCGGACCCTGGAAGTCCTCGACATGCGGGGAATCGCCGATGATCTGGTGGCACTGGGAAATCCCGCGCCGAGGCTACGGTTGACCGACCGGGTCGCCATCGACCTGTCTCGGCTGCCCAGCAGATTCCCGTTCGTCCTGGTAACCCCCCAGTACCACACCGAGAAGGTGCTGCGACGTCGCGCGATCGAGGCGGGGGCGGTGATCGAACCGGGCCACCGGGTGGTGAGCCTGACGCAGGACGGCGACGGCGTTCGACTCACCGTGGAGACCGCCGACGGCCACCGCGAGGAGACCGCCGACTGGGTGGTCGGCACCGACGGCGCGCACAGCACCGTGCGAACCTCGCTGGACATCGCGTTCGACGGAGAACTGGTGGCACCGGCCATGATCCTGGCCGACGTCCGATTCGACGAACCACCACCCCACCCGCCCCAGGTCAACGCCAACGCCGCCGGTTTCGCCTTCATCGCGGAGTTCGGTGACGGCTACCACCGCATCGTGTGTCGCGCCAACGGCGACGATCGGTCCGACGAGGTCCCGGTGACGGAGGCGGAGATACGCGATCTACTGACGGCGGTCTTCGGTTCCGATTTCGGCATGAGCGAGATTCGCTGGACCTCGCGGTTCCACTCCGACGAACGCCAGGCCGCCCGATACCGGGACGGCCGGGTGTTCCTGGCCGGAGACGCGGCACATGTGCACACTCCGGCCGGCGGGCAGGGCATGAACATCGGCATACAGGACGCGGCCAACCTCGGGTGGAAGCTCGCTGCGGCCGTCGACGGTTGGGCGCCGCCCGATCTGCTCGACTCCTATGAGGCCGAACGTCATCCGATCGGAACCGACGTCATGCGCGGCAGTGGTCGGCTGTTCCGGCTGGGCACGCTTCGGTCGGCTCCGTCGAGACTGCTGCGCAACGTCGGATTGGCGGCAGCCCTGAACGTTCCGCCCATTCGCCGACGAGCCGCCGAGACGGTCTCCGGCATCGGTACCCGGCTGCCGGGGGGAGACGGTGACATCGGCGGACGGGCACCCGACGTCCAATTGACCGGCCCGGTACCCCGCCTGTACGAGGCGTTGCGCGCCGGGCGGTTCGTGCTGATGACGCCCGAGGACAGCGGGGTGCGGCCGTCGCCGGAAGCGGCCGACCACACCGTGGTCGTTCACCCGAGATTGGCAGCGGTGCCGACGATGCTGATTCGTCCAGACGGCTACATCGCCTGGAGCCGGCGGCAACCCGACAGCATCGATCCACAATGGTTGCCTATGGACTGGCGTCCGCTGACGGGTTAG
- a CDS encoding LysR family transcriptional regulator codes for MAHAIDAWQEIVMETGWLEVFRAVADTGSFTAAAGQLGYTQSAVSRQIAALETDLGAVLFDRLPRGARLTEAGRRLIDHTGPVLDRLDVARRELSDLRDLTSGRLRVGAFPTADADLVPRALAEFRATHPDIEVLHRDELTTELVAALRAGDLDLAVINGYPDRIATLEGIELVHLWDEPILVALPLGHRLVNRRTVRLIELAGEDWIAASTDPRETLISAFLRQDFRPTVTYTIADWTAKLGFVAAGLGITLVPALGATGIRPDLRLVSLNREDAPVRGVYAASIGAGDSAAAFVPYLRRAVRALNRALTERRSAV; via the coding sequence GTGGCCCATGCGATCGACGCATGGCAGGAGATCGTGATGGAGACCGGATGGCTGGAGGTGTTCCGTGCCGTCGCCGACACCGGATCGTTCACGGCGGCTGCCGGGCAACTGGGCTACACCCAGTCGGCGGTGTCGCGCCAGATCGCCGCGCTGGAAACGGATCTGGGCGCCGTCCTGTTCGATCGGCTGCCGCGTGGTGCCCGACTCACCGAAGCCGGTCGCCGTCTGATCGACCACACCGGCCCGGTGCTCGATCGACTGGATGTCGCCCGTCGGGAGCTGTCCGATCTGCGGGACCTGACCAGTGGGCGGTTGAGGGTGGGCGCCTTTCCCACCGCCGATGCCGACCTGGTGCCGCGTGCGCTGGCCGAGTTTCGGGCCACCCATCCCGACATCGAGGTCCTGCACCGCGACGAGCTGACCACCGAACTGGTGGCGGCGCTTCGCGCGGGTGACTTGGATTTGGCCGTCATCAACGGCTACCCCGACCGTATAGCCACATTGGAGGGCATTGAGCTCGTCCATCTGTGGGACGAACCGATCCTGGTGGCGCTGCCGCTCGGGCACCGATTGGTCAACCGCCGCACGGTGCGGTTGATCGAGTTGGCGGGTGAGGATTGGATCGCCGCCAGCACCGATCCGCGTGAGACGCTGATCAGCGCGTTTCTGCGGCAGGACTTTCGACCGACCGTCACGTACACGATCGCCGACTGGACCGCGAAACTCGGATTCGTCGCCGCGGGCCTTGGCATCACATTGGTCCCGGCACTGGGGGCGACCGGTATCCGTCCGGATCTGAGGCTGGTGTCGCTGAATCGTGAGGACGCACCGGTGCGCGGCGTCTATGCCGCGTCGATCGGCGCCGGCGACTCCGCCGCGGCGTTCGTCCCGTACCTGCGGCGCGCGGTCCGGGCGTTGAACCGCGCGCTTACCGAACGGCGTTCGGCCGTCTAG
- a CDS encoding NAD(P)-dependent oxidoreductase yields the protein MSRVTVLGTGHMGSAMVKRLISQGIEVSMWNRTRSRLTPLVELGATAHDSPAKAVVNAEVVITALTDGAAVNGILGEAAPGLSKGTVIAETSTIGPMAVTDLHGRLPDYVHLVDAPVLGSVPAIKAGNLTILAGGDKAAVAVVAAALQPLGTVKHLGPIGTAAAAKLIANTAMVNCLNVLTEAQQLAASLGVSPELTDDLLGAGPLSKSVARRDATGARFAVDLAAKDLRLALDIADLPISATTVEHLDAASAIGLGDHDLAVIAHRDRHIHH from the coding sequence ATGTCACGAGTCACTGTGCTGGGGACCGGACACATGGGATCGGCGATGGTCAAACGCCTGATATCCCAAGGCATCGAGGTGTCGATGTGGAATCGGACCCGCAGTCGCCTCACACCGCTCGTCGAGCTGGGCGCAACCGCACACGACTCACCCGCGAAGGCCGTCGTCAACGCCGAGGTGGTGATCACCGCGCTCACGGATGGCGCGGCGGTCAACGGGATACTCGGCGAGGCGGCTCCCGGCTTGTCCAAGGGAACGGTCATCGCGGAGACATCGACGATCGGGCCGATGGCCGTGACCGACCTTCACGGCCGACTGCCCGATTACGTCCATCTGGTCGACGCCCCCGTGCTGGGAAGCGTTCCCGCAATCAAGGCCGGCAACCTCACCATCCTGGCAGGGGGTGACAAGGCGGCGGTCGCCGTGGTGGCCGCCGCCCTCCAACCGTTGGGAACGGTGAAACACCTGGGGCCCATCGGAACCGCCGCCGCAGCGAAGCTGATCGCCAACACTGCCATGGTCAACTGCCTCAACGTGTTGACCGAGGCGCAACAACTGGCCGCCTCACTGGGCGTCTCCCCCGAGCTGACCGACGACCTGCTGGGAGCGGGTCCACTGTCGAAGAGCGTCGCCCGTCGTGACGCCACCGGTGCGCGATTCGCGGTTGATCTGGCGGCCAAGGACCTTCGGCTCGCCTTGGACATCGCGGACCTGCCGATATCGGCGACGACGGTCGAACACCTCGACGCCGCGTCGGCTATCGGACTGGGCGACCACGACCTCGCGGTCATCGCCCACCGAGACCGACACATCCACCACTGA
- a CDS encoding RidA family protein has protein sequence MRITFDNPTTVPAPAGVYSHAARVDDGGTLLFLSGQIAVDEAGELVGEDDMTAQSHHVLSTIRRILDAHGASFSDVVQIRTFLTDMDRLAEYGAVRRHYHGEQHPTSTTVEVSRLFHPGALLEVEVVATVGSDHPTG, from the coding sequence ATGCGCATCACCTTTGACAATCCGACGACCGTACCCGCGCCCGCCGGGGTGTACTCCCATGCGGCACGGGTCGACGACGGCGGCACACTGCTGTTCCTCTCCGGACAGATCGCCGTCGACGAGGCTGGTGAACTGGTCGGCGAGGACGACATGACCGCCCAGTCACATCACGTCTTGAGCACCATCCGGCGCATCCTCGACGCCCACGGGGCGTCGTTCTCCGATGTCGTTCAGATCCGCACCTTCCTCACCGATATGGACCGGCTGGCGGAGTACGGCGCGGTCCGACGGCACTACCACGGTGAGCAACACCCGACCAGTACCACGGTGGAGGTGTCCCGGTTGTTTCATCCGGGCGCCCTGCTGGAGGTCGAAGTGGTCGCGACGGTCGGGTCGGATCACCCCACCGGGTGA
- a CDS encoding putative bifunctional diguanylate cyclase/phosphodiesterase, translating to MATFVDAWLVALRGTVYVPITPAEQRELLTGLTGRMAETLAAESFDAVAGYQIGVDLVEHEFASPETLGRTITVMRTHLSTLVPDLVESRLTALIEALTTGFAVAMNDRSLDGQESVRLAALSARDRAERALRESEARFRHFATHDQLTGLPNRTRFVERLAEVAQDDVPLAVCSIDVDRFRTINDSLGHDIGDQVLTIAAGRLSRMAEAYSGVDCEVFRLDRDEFAVLLVGIRTPEEAGKLADLALSLLAEPFPVDDGELPVTASAGVMETITTKVETGEMLRSAEIALHWAKADGQGRWRVFEPTRSAADAARYRLSAAMPTALRRGEFTLAFQPLVNLTDGRLAGVEALARWNHPTSGVLPAGKFIGLAEDTGFVVAMDDYLLEQACRQAERWIHMSSEAPYIGVNLAARQLHRTGLVGYVAQVLTSTGLPPQNLQLEITEHAVIGTDEQAVDTLTQLAKLGVRIAIDDFGTGYSNLACLGGLPLHALKLDGAFARNETGRPTAVDREFVATLVKVGHTLDLQVIAEGIETLRQARRMRDAGCDLGQGWLFGAAGRIEDIDHQIQQGRSSLLGPASRPDAYHPEPHPVG from the coding sequence GTGGCGACATTTGTTGACGCATGGCTGGTGGCTCTGCGCGGCACGGTCTACGTGCCGATCACTCCGGCCGAACAGCGTGAGCTGCTGACCGGCCTTACCGGCCGAATGGCCGAAACCCTGGCCGCCGAATCCTTCGACGCCGTCGCCGGTTATCAGATCGGTGTGGATCTGGTCGAACACGAGTTCGCGTCGCCGGAGACCTTGGGGCGCACGATAACCGTCATGCGCACACACTTGTCCACATTGGTCCCCGATCTGGTCGAGTCCCGATTGACCGCTTTGATCGAGGCGTTGACCACCGGGTTCGCGGTGGCGATGAACGACCGCAGCCTGGACGGCCAGGAGTCGGTGCGTTTGGCCGCCTTGTCGGCGCGCGATCGCGCCGAGCGGGCGCTGCGCGAGAGCGAGGCCCGGTTCCGCCACTTCGCCACCCACGACCAACTCACCGGTCTGCCGAACCGAACCAGGTTCGTCGAGCGGTTGGCGGAGGTCGCCCAGGACGACGTTCCGTTGGCGGTGTGCAGCATCGACGTCGACCGGTTCCGGACGATCAACGACAGTCTCGGCCACGACATCGGTGATCAGGTGCTCACGATCGCCGCCGGGCGGCTGAGTCGGATGGCGGAGGCCTACTCCGGTGTCGACTGTGAGGTGTTCCGACTGGACCGCGACGAGTTCGCCGTCCTGTTGGTCGGTATCCGCACCCCGGAGGAGGCCGGAAAACTCGCCGATCTGGCGCTGAGCCTGCTCGCCGAACCGTTCCCGGTCGACGACGGTGAACTGCCGGTCACCGCCAGCGCCGGGGTCATGGAGACCATCACCACGAAGGTGGAGACCGGGGAGATGCTGCGATCGGCCGAGATCGCGTTGCACTGGGCCAAAGCCGACGGCCAGGGCCGTTGGCGGGTGTTCGAGCCGACCCGAAGCGCGGCCGACGCCGCGAGATATCGACTGTCGGCGGCCATGCCCACCGCGCTGCGGCGCGGCGAGTTCACACTGGCGTTCCAGCCCCTGGTCAACCTCACCGACGGTCGACTGGCCGGCGTGGAGGCGTTGGCGCGCTGGAATCACCCGACCAGCGGCGTTCTTCCCGCCGGGAAGTTCATCGGGTTGGCGGAGGACACCGGCTTCGTCGTCGCGATGGACGACTACCTGTTGGAACAGGCCTGTCGGCAGGCGGAACGCTGGATTCACATGTCGTCGGAGGCGCCATACATCGGCGTGAACCTGGCGGCCCGCCAACTACACCGCACCGGATTGGTCGGTTACGTCGCGCAGGTGTTGACCAGTACCGGTCTGCCGCCGCAGAACCTTCAGCTGGAGATCACCGAACACGCGGTGATCGGCACCGACGAGCAAGCCGTCGACACGCTCACCCAATTGGCGAAGCTGGGCGTGCGCATCGCCATCGACGACTTCGGTACCGGTTATTCCAATCTGGCCTGCCTGGGCGGTCTTCCGTTGCACGCCTTGAAATTGGATGGCGCGTTCGCCCGCAATGAGACCGGTCGACCGACTGCGGTGGACCGTGAGTTCGTCGCCACGCTGGTCAAGGTCGGGCACACTCTGGACCTTCAGGTCATCGCCGAGGGTATCGAGACGCTGCGTCAGGCACGTCGGATGCGCGACGCCGGTTGCGATCTGGGGCAGGGCTGGTTGTTCGGGGCGGCCGGACGTATCGAGGACATCGACCATCAGATCCAACAGGGACGGTCCAGTCTCCTGGGGCCCGCCTCGCGTCCCGACGCGTACCATCCGGAGCCTCACCCGGTGGGGTGA
- a CDS encoding SAM-dependent methyltransferase has protein sequence MSATQRPEWAPEGVDMSRPNMARSYDYWLGGSHNFAVDREYGRQVMSTLPGVRLIAQANRSFMHRALRHLLNQGIRQFLDLGSGIPTLGNVHEVAQRIDPASKVVYVDIDPIAVAHSRQILADNPGGVAIQGDLADTERVLNDPLVRETLDFSEPIGLLMVSVLHVVPDSKDPFGAVERYRDAMVPGSYVVITHGTDDQRADEMHAARDLSDKTSTPGNLRSHGEIECFFTGYELIDPGLVWVTQWRPEPPDELGKPEEMTFYAGVGRKP, from the coding sequence ATGTCAGCCACACAGCGGCCGGAATGGGCTCCTGAAGGTGTCGATATGAGCCGACCCAACATGGCTCGTAGTTACGACTATTGGCTGGGAGGCTCACACAACTTCGCAGTGGACCGCGAATACGGCCGACAGGTGATGTCGACGTTGCCGGGAGTGCGGTTGATCGCTCAGGCCAACCGGTCGTTCATGCATCGCGCCCTTCGCCACCTCTTGAATCAGGGCATTCGCCAGTTCCTCGATCTCGGTTCGGGAATCCCCACATTGGGCAACGTCCACGAGGTCGCGCAGCGGATCGATCCTGCTTCGAAGGTTGTCTATGTCGACATCGATCCGATCGCCGTCGCACACAGTAGACAGATTCTGGCCGACAATCCCGGTGGTGTGGCGATTCAGGGCGACCTCGCTGATACCGAACGCGTGCTCAACGATCCACTGGTGAGAGAGACCCTGGACTTCTCGGAACCGATCGGACTGCTCATGGTGTCGGTATTGCACGTCGTTCCCGACTCCAAAGACCCGTTCGGTGCCGTGGAACGGTATCGGGACGCCATGGTCCCGGGAAGCTATGTGGTTATCACCCACGGGACCGATGACCAGCGCGCCGACGAGATGCACGCGGCACGGGATCTGTCCGACAAGACGTCTACTCCCGGTAACCTGCGCAGCCACGGTGAGATCGAGTGTTTCTTCACCGGATATGAGCTGATCGACCCGGGTCTGGTGTGGGTGACGCAGTGGCGTCCCGAACCTCCCGACGAGTTGGGTAAGCCCGAAGAGATGACGTTTTACGCCGGGGTGGGTCGCAAACCATGA